One region of Brachyhypopomus gauderio isolate BG-103 chromosome 9, BGAUD_0.2, whole genome shotgun sequence genomic DNA includes:
- the LOC143523648 gene encoding trace amine-associated receptor 13c-like, whose protein sequence is MNFTTFNQTDDCLYNTCPERSLSTSVYVFLFIALMSVILMTVCGNLLIIISVCHFKQLHTPTNMLVLSLAVSDFLIGVFVMPPALIQLIESCWIFTRVFCAWYLLTAYFLTSVSTYNIALIAVDRYFALSKPFLYTKIVSVSTMCIVVLCDWAVWLSYNATLQYPNIESLSKTACIKNCFHELTEVWSLVDLLLNFVFPLSVIIILYVQVFFIAKKHATAIRELNSHTRTQTSKNMSDSMKSERKAAKVLGILVSVFVACLLPYFVYSVLGNVIEIEVESLHKFMMLVYLNSAINPVIYALFYPWFRRSVKLILTFQIFSTDSALINIPC, encoded by the coding sequence TATGTGTTCTTGTTTATAGCTTTAATGAGTGTCATTCTGATGACTGTGTGTGGGAATCTGCTCATCATCATCTCTGTGTGTCACTTCAAGCAGCTCCACACACCAACTAACATGCTCGTCCTCTCTCTGGCTGTATCGGACTTTCTCATCGGAGTTTTTGTGATGCCACCagcattaattcaattaattgAATCATGTTGGATTTTTACAAGAGTTTTCTGTGCATGGTATTTGTTAACTGCTTATTTTCTCACAAGTGTATCTACATATAATATTGCTCTCATTGCTGTGGATCGGTATTTTGCTCTCTCTAAGCCTTTTCTGTACACAAAAATTGTTTCAGTAAGCACAATGTGCATTGTGGTTTTATGTGACTGGGCGGTATGGCTGTCATATAATGCAACACTGCAGTACCCCAATATAGAGTCTCTAAGTAAGACAGCATGTATCAAAAACTGCTTTCATGAGTTGACTGAGGTCTGGTCTCTGGTTGATCTTCtgttgaattttgtttttccactCTCTGTAATAATCATATTGTATGTTCAAGTTTTTTTTATTGCCAAGAAACATGCCACTGCCATTAGAGAGCTTAATAGTCACACTAGGACTCAGACCTCAAAGAATATGTCAGACTCAATGAAATCCGAGAGAAAAGCAGCAAAAGTGCTTGGCATtttagtgtctgtgtttgtggcctgTTTACTTCCATACTTTGTTTACAGTGTTTTAGGTAATGTAATTGAAATTGAAGTAGAATCATTACACAAATTCATGATGCTGGTCTACCTTAATTCAGCCATCAATCCAGTGATTTATGCTTTGTTTTATCCATGGTTTAGGAGATCTGTTAAATTAATTTTAACTTTTCAGATATTTTCCACTGACTCGGCTTTGATAAATATTCCTTGCTGA